GCCGCGATGTCGCCGTCGCGCACGCGGATGTCGAAGCGGCGACGGGCCCTTTCGAGCGCCGCGGCCTCGCTCGTGGGATCGAGATAGCCGAGGCGGGTATGCTGATCGAGCGATTGCAGGGTCAGGTTCGCCGTCATGCCGGAATTCAGCAGCAGGCCCTTCGCCTTGCGGTCCTTGGTCATATAGGCGAGGCCGCGCCGGTTGGCCGCATGCACGTCTCCGGAAGGCACGGCTTCGCCCCGGATTGTCACTTCTCCCGACAGGCGCGGTCGTAGACCCGCAATCGCCTCCATCAATTCGGTCCTTCCGGAGCCTATCATGCCTGAAAAGCCGAGGATCTCGCCCTTGCGTAGCTCGAAACTGGCGTCCTTGACATAGTCGGTCGAGACGGAGGCCACGCGCAGCACGAGCTGCTCGTCGACATCCGGCTCGCTCTTGGTGGGATAGAGGCTCGACATTTCGCGGCCGACCATGAGCTGGGCGATCGATTCACCATCGAGCATCGAGGTGGGGGCGGTCTTGACCCATTGCCCGTCACGCAGCACCGTCACCCGATCGGTGAGCTCGATGACCTCGTCGAGCTTGTGCGAAACGAAGACGAAGCTCGTGCCCTGGTCACGCAGCTTGCGCACCTGGCGGAAGAGGAAATTGGTTTCTTCGCGAGAGAGAACGGCCGTGGGCTCGTCCATGAAGACGACGCGCGCGTCGCGGCTGATGGCCTTGGCAATCTCCACCATCTGCTTTTCGGCGATCGACAGACTGCTGATCAACGCGTTCGCGTCGACGCG
The Ensifer sp. WSM1721 genome window above contains:
- a CDS encoding sugar ABC transporter ATP-binding protein, giving the protein MNPDMIDATRAVLEARRISKSFSGVQVLFSVNFELRAGEIHALMGENGAGKSTLVKILSGFEEPSSGEILLDGKPVKLPANGAAEALGIVIIHQEFNLAEHLTVAESLFLGREVTRFGVLDRKYMRAETRRVLDLLGCRVDANALISSLSIAEKQMVEIAKAISRDARVVFMDEPTAVLSREETNFLFRQVRKLRDQGTSFVFVSHKLDEVIELTDRVTVLRDGQWVKTAPTSMLDGESIAQLMVGREMSSLYPTKSEPDVDEQLVLRVASVSTDYVKDASFELRKGEILGFSGMIGSGRTELMEAIAGLRPRLSGEVTIRGEAVPSGDVHAANRRGLAYMTKDRKAKGLLLNSGMTANLTLQSLDQHTRLGYLDPTSEAAALERARRRFDIRVRDGDIAARRMSGGNQQKLLLAKVMETEPEIIIIDEPTRGIDVGTKQQIYHFISALARDGRSIIVVSSEMPEVIGLCTRVAVMREGRIVGMLEGDEISEQEIMRYAAGLKRMAAA